Below is a genomic region from Bacteroidota bacterium.
GATTATAACAAAGAAATTGACAAGAAACTAATATCTGTTCGTGCGTATGAAGGAATGTCCACAGATTTGTGCAATGGCTGGCTGAGAAGGTGCATTGAAAAAACATCACATATTGATAATCTTTCCATTTTGCGACAATATTTGAAGACAATAAAATATTTAACTCGTAATCATTTAGACTTAGATTATATGAATGAATTCAAGAATTTCCTGGTAGCAAATAAGAAAAAGAATTATACAGAAATTGCAAAATCTATAAAGAAATCGGTTGATGATTATCCGCAGTTCACTTGCAAGAACCTCTTGGACTATTTCAAAAAGGAGAACAATTATATGCCATTCGAATCTGTACGTCCATTAGGCGATATTTCTTTTTATTTTAATCGTTTCGTTATTGGGGAATACGTTTTCAACATGGATGTCAATTTAAATATTGATTTTTTTACAATTGATTTTTCTGTTCGGGAGCCTAACGTTTGGACAAAATTGGAACCTGAGTCTTTATTAAAGATCCTAAAATACGATGATAAATTCGAATTGTGGTATGATGGAAGATTCCGTTATACTTATAGTGGCGATTTTATTGAATTTGAAGACAAGGCGATTGAATTTTTAACAGGTTTCCTAATAGCATTAGATCAGAATACAGCTGAAATTGACACTGCTTTGGACAAACTAAAGCAGGAATAAATACTAATAAAAGTTTGTCCATCAACAAAGAAAAAATAATTTGAAACCCATCACAGAAAATATCATAGAAGCATCAGCGATTGAAATACTGCAATCGCAAGGATGGGAATATGCCAACGGCAAAGAGCTTTCGCCCGAAGGTTTGTTCTGCGAAAGGGAAAACTATCAGCAGATACTCCTCACAAACCGTTTACGTTCGGCAATAGAAAAGATAAATCCGCACATTCCGGCAGAAGCTCAGGAAGCTGCTGTTCAAATAGTGTTGCGGATATTTTCACCCGTGTTGCTGCACAACAACGAAGCGTTTCATAAATTGTTAGTCGAGAAAGTTAAAGTTCCATATCAGCAAAACGGTTACGAACGCAGTCATGAAGTGGCTTTGATTGATTTTGAAAATACGGCGAACAATCAGTTTTTAATAGTCAATCAATACACCATCATTGAAAATAACCAGAACAAACGGCCTGATGTGCTCCTTTTTGTAAACGGTTTACCGGTGGTGGTGATTGAACTTAAAAATGCAACTGACGAAAACGCAAATATTCTAAGTGCATACAAACAAATTCAAACCTACAAGGCGATTATTCCAGGCTTGTTTACATACAATGCCATCTGTATTGTTTCGGATGGTCTGGAATGCAGGGCAGGCAGTGTTTCTGCCGACCTCAGCCGCTACATGACGTGGAAGAGCGCAGACGGAATTAAAGATGCTTCACGCTTCAAACCACAGTTGCAAACCTTGTTGCAGGGCATGATGCAACCTTCTACCCTGCTTGATCTGGTGCGCAACTTTATTGTATTTGAGAAAACAAAAAAAGCAGATGCGAAAACAGGACTAATACAGATATTCACCGAGAAAAAATTAGCAGCCTACCATCAATATTACGCCGTAAACAAAGCGGTTCAGTCCTCAATTATTGCATCAGGTGTGACCGGAGATAAACGTGGTGGCGTGGTATGGCACACACAGGGTTCAGGAAAAAGTTTAAGTATGGTTTTCTATTCGGGTAAGCTGATCACCGCACCCGAAATGCAAAACCCGACCATCGTTGTCATTACCGATCGCAATGATTTGGACGACCAATTATTTGACACATTTGCCGCTTCCGTGCAGTTGCTAAGGCAAGATCCTGTACAAGCCGAGAGTCGTGAACATTTGAAAGAATTACTTAAAGTGGCCAGCGGTGGTATCGTATTCACCACTATTCAGAAGTTCATGGTTGATGCTTCGGCAAGTTCAGCATCCGGCTCTGTGTACGAACAGCTCTCCGACCGAAAAAATATTGTAGTGATTGCCGATGAAGCCCACAGAACGCAATATGGCTTTGAAGCAAAACTGGTGGATGAAAGAGATAAGGAGACGAAAGAGATAATCGGTAAACGCATTGCCTTTGGCTTTGCCAAGTACATGCGGGATGCCCTACCCAATGCTACTTATATTGGTTTTACAGGCACTCCGATTGAAGGGACAGACGTAAACACGCCGCAAGTTTTCGGCAACTACATTGACCGTTATGATATCAAAGATGCGGTCACGGATGGCGCAACAGTAAGGATATTCTACGAAAGCCGCCTTGCAAA
It encodes:
- a CDS encoding PD-(D/E)XK nuclease family protein; the encoded protein is MFDSEKINAFFEARKDDELKRIRDTKENVDPGFNLFTLISDLYYRENMHSDIIKELLDPIGKHGEGNRFLMLFIEFLNKQNKTSKIEHTHYYGTVTVVREQARIDICIKSGKHAIIIENKINDAGDTVNQIPTYYEVLKKENFIIDAVVYLTLCQTKEPDKSTWGDYNKEIDKKLISVRAYEGMSTDLCNGWLRRCIEKTSHIDNLSILRQYLKTIKYLTRNHLDLDYMNEFKNFLVANKKKNYTEIAKSIKKSVDDYPQFTCKNLLDYFKKENNYMPFESVRPLGDISFYFNRFVIGEYVFNMDVNLNIDFFTIDFSVREPNVWTKLEPESLLKILKYDDKFELWYDGRFRYTYSGDFIEFEDKAIEFLTGFLIALDQNTAEIDTALDKLKQE